In the genome of Echinimonas agarilytica, one region contains:
- a CDS encoding LysR family transcriptional regulator: protein MMADDLILFSQVVELGSFSKVAEQNGLTNSVVSKRISRLEKHLNTQLLHRTTRKLSLTEAGRKLAVGANTIKQATIDAVADVTNDNDKLTGHIKMSVPTISGDLLLATAVTEFCSHHPHLSVDMSLDNRFVDPVEEGVDLVIRTGHLEDSSLIARHIIDSQWVVCASPRYLEQHGSPKTPVDLANHNCFSYVRQVAGGNNWQFRSVFETYTVQISGSFSTDNAAALRKAALSGFGIVYVPKCLVHLDVVNGCLITLFGTQVAKNLGVYAIHPFVKKTPRKVSLLIDHIKSAYLQKAQFFSDN, encoded by the coding sequence ATGATGGCGGACGATTTGATCTTGTTTTCTCAGGTGGTTGAGCTTGGCAGTTTTAGTAAAGTTGCGGAACAAAACGGCTTAACAAATTCTGTGGTAAGTAAGCGTATATCTAGGCTTGAAAAACACCTTAATACACAGTTGCTGCATCGTACAACTCGAAAGCTTTCATTGACCGAAGCAGGTCGAAAGCTTGCTGTTGGCGCTAATACAATAAAGCAGGCTACGATCGACGCCGTAGCGGATGTGACCAACGACAATGATAAATTAACCGGCCACATTAAAATGTCGGTACCTACAATATCAGGTGACTTGTTGTTGGCCACTGCAGTGACTGAGTTTTGCAGTCATCACCCCCACCTGTCGGTCGATATGTCATTGGATAACCGTTTTGTTGATCCAGTGGAAGAGGGCGTTGATTTAGTGATTCGTACCGGTCATTTAGAGGACTCGAGTCTTATTGCTCGCCATATTATTGATTCTCAATGGGTTGTTTGCGCGTCTCCACGGTATTTAGAACAACATGGATCGCCAAAAACACCCGTTGACTTAGCCAATCACAATTGCTTTTCCTACGTAAGGCAAGTCGCGGGAGGCAACAACTGGCAGTTTCGTTCAGTATTCGAAACCTACACAGTACAAATCTCTGGATCATTTTCAACTGACAATGCTGCTGCGTTGCGTAAAGCTGCATTGAGCGGCTTCGGTATTGTTTATGTACCCAAGTGTTTGGTCCATCTTGACGTGGTTAATGGTTGCCTAATTACTCTGTTTGGAACTCAGGTTGCTAAGAATTTGGGGGTGTATGCTATTCATCCGTTTGTTAAAAAAACGCCCCGAAAGGTCAGCTTACTGATTGATCACATCAAATCAGCATACTTACAAAAAGCGCAGTTCTTTTCTGATAACTGA
- the rhaD gene encoding rhamnulose-1-phosphate aldolase has protein sequence MKGKLSQQVLDELDKVGELSQYLWQREWAERNGGNISIDLTDIFGELDCECEYKPLPLQLPKSCAGRIYFVKGTGQRIRELRDPAYAGCILRVNDQANAFQVVWGGKASNDFAPTSEFISHIKILESKRMAGSDHKAVIHTHPLELIAMSHHKDVVASSDLYTYTCWKMLPEVRAFVPRGIGVIPYALPSSEELADGTTAALLKHDVAIWEKHGATASGADVLQAFDFIDVANKGAKLYLMCKASGFEPEGVSQKNMDILKDVFNL, from the coding sequence ATGAAGGGCAAGTTAAGTCAACAAGTTCTCGACGAACTTGATAAGGTCGGTGAATTGTCTCAGTACCTCTGGCAGCGCGAGTGGGCAGAGCGAAATGGTGGCAATATATCAATTGACCTCACAGACATCTTCGGAGAACTCGATTGTGAATGTGAGTACAAGCCACTGCCGCTACAGCTACCCAAAAGTTGTGCCGGACGTATTTATTTTGTGAAAGGTACTGGCCAGCGGATCCGCGAACTGAGAGATCCGGCGTATGCCGGGTGTATTCTTAGAGTCAATGACCAAGCTAATGCGTTCCAAGTGGTTTGGGGCGGAAAAGCCAGTAATGACTTTGCACCAACTTCAGAGTTTATCAGTCACATAAAAATCTTAGAGTCGAAACGAATGGCTGGGTCAGACCATAAGGCAGTGATCCATACACACCCGTTAGAACTCATTGCTATGTCACATCATAAAGATGTGGTCGCAAGTAGTGACTTGTATACCTATACGTGCTGGAAAATGCTACCGGAAGTTCGAGCATTTGTGCCACGTGGAATCGGTGTGATCCCTTACGCTTTGCCTTCATCTGAAGAGCTGGCCGATGGCACAACTGCAGCACTGTTAAAGCATGATGTGGCCATCTGGGAAAAGCATGGTGCAACGGCATCTGGTGCGGACGTTCTCCAAGCATTCGACTTCATTGATGTGGCAAACAAAGGTGCTAAGTTGTACCTGATGTGCAAGGCCTCAGGGTTCGAACCCGAAGGTGTAAGTCAAAAGAACATGGATATTCTTAAAGACGTATTCAATCTGTAG
- the kduI gene encoding 5-dehydro-4-deoxy-D-glucuronate isomerase — translation MDFMFSADIRSYKNMRNDELREAFVTQPLFEPGEIKLTYTDVDRGVIAGIMPTEQGIDLPTHKELAADYFCQRREVGVINIGAKGQVTVDGQTFAMENKDSIYIAKESKNVLFESDDADNPAKFYLVSYPAHRVTNTVHVPKSKAKKMELGAQETSNERTIFQSIRPGIVDSCQLVMGITELKSGSVWNTKPPHTHFRRTEIYMYFDLPSDERVFHLMGEPKEVRSLALQPEVAIASPSWSIHSGVGTQNYTFVWAMGGENQEFDDMDHLTVSDLK, via the coding sequence ATGGACTTCATGTTCTCAGCTGATATTAGAAGCTACAAAAACATGCGTAATGACGAATTACGTGAAGCGTTTGTCACTCAACCTTTGTTTGAGCCGGGTGAAATAAAACTTACCTATACAGATGTTGACCGAGGCGTTATCGCTGGAATTATGCCGACTGAACAAGGTATTGATTTACCGACTCACAAAGAACTCGCTGCAGACTATTTTTGTCAGCGCCGCGAGGTGGGTGTGATTAACATTGGTGCGAAGGGTCAAGTTACGGTTGATGGTCAAACTTTTGCGATGGAGAATAAAGACAGTATTTACATCGCCAAAGAGAGCAAAAATGTATTGTTTGAATCTGATGATGCTGATAATCCTGCGAAGTTTTATTTGGTGTCTTACCCTGCTCACAGAGTAACCAATACGGTTCATGTTCCTAAGTCTAAAGCCAAGAAGATGGAATTGGGCGCACAAGAAACTTCGAATGAACGCACTATTTTCCAATCGATTCGTCCAGGTATTGTCGATAGTTGTCAGCTCGTAATGGGGATCACAGAGTTGAAGTCGGGCAGTGTTTGGAATACTAAACCGCCGCACACTCATTTCCGTCGTACTGAGATCTATATGTACTTCGATTTGCCATCAGACGAGCGTGTATTTCATTTGATGGGAGAGCCCAAAGAAGTGCGTTCACTTGCGTTGCAACCTGAAGTTGCAATTGCTTCTCCAAGTTGGTCTATTCACAGTGGTGTGGGCACCCAAAACTATACATTTGTATGGGCGATGGGAGGTGAAAACCAAGAGTTTGATGATATGGATCACCTAACAGTTAGTGATCTGAAATAA
- a CDS encoding L-rhamnose isomerase, translating into MTIEKEKVIAAYQQAKEVFQQHGVDTEKALETLAQTPISIHCWQGDDVKGFENPDRALSGGIQATGNYPGAAKTPDQLRADMEKAFTLIPGKKRVNLHAIYLDSDEDVARDKIEPKHFERWVTWAKANDLGLDFNPSLFSHPNADEGFTLSHPNDDIRQFWIDHVKASRKVSEYFGKELGTPSYMNIWIPDGMKDQPVDRLSPRKRLAASLDEALTEKIDTKYHIDAVESKLFGIGAEAYTVGSNEFYLGYAASRGIALCLDAGHFHPTEMISDKISACSIYIQDMQLHVTRPIRWDSDHIVSFDDETQAIMREIVRNNLLSRMSIGLDFFDASINRIAAWVIGTRNAQKALLKALLEPVEKLKEAEESFDYTSRLALIEESHSLPWNAIWDYHCLQNDTPVGFDWMKDIKEYEANVLATR; encoded by the coding sequence ATGACTATTGAAAAAGAAAAAGTAATTGCAGCGTATCAACAAGCAAAAGAAGTATTTCAACAGCACGGTGTTGATACCGAAAAAGCTTTGGAAACGTTAGCTCAGACTCCGATCTCTATTCATTGCTGGCAGGGTGATGATGTAAAAGGCTTTGAAAATCCTGACCGTGCTTTAAGTGGGGGTATTCAAGCTACGGGCAACTATCCCGGTGCGGCTAAAACCCCTGACCAGCTGCGTGCTGATATGGAAAAAGCTTTTACCCTCATTCCGGGTAAAAAACGCGTAAATTTACATGCTATTTATCTAGATTCCGATGAAGATGTTGCTCGTGACAAAATCGAACCGAAGCATTTCGAGCGTTGGGTTACATGGGCCAAAGCCAATGATTTAGGCTTGGACTTCAATCCGTCACTGTTTTCGCACCCGAATGCTGACGAAGGCTTTACACTGTCTCATCCAAATGATGATATCCGCCAATTCTGGATTGACCACGTGAAGGCCAGCCGTAAAGTTTCAGAATACTTCGGTAAAGAGCTTGGTACACCATCTTACATGAATATTTGGATTCCAGATGGTATGAAAGATCAACCAGTTGATCGTCTCTCGCCACGCAAGCGTCTCGCGGCGTCTCTTGATGAAGCGTTGACTGAAAAAATCGATACCAAATATCACATCGATGCAGTTGAAAGTAAGTTGTTCGGTATAGGTGCCGAGGCTTACACGGTAGGTAGTAACGAGTTCTATCTTGGTTACGCAGCGTCTCGTGGAATCGCCTTATGTTTAGATGCAGGTCATTTCCACCCAACAGAAATGATCTCTGACAAGATCAGTGCGTGTTCTATTTATATTCAAGACATGCAGTTGCACGTGACACGCCCAATTCGCTGGGATTCCGATCATATCGTTTCATTTGACGATGAAACACAAGCAATCATGCGTGAAATTGTGCGCAATAACTTGTTGTCACGTATGTCAATCGGCTTAGATTTCTTCGACGCGTCTATCAACCGAATCGCAGCTTGGGTTATTGGTACGCGCAACGCCCAAAAAGCACTTCTCAAGGCTCTGTTGGAGCCGGTTGAAAAATTGAAAGAAGCAGAAGAGTCGTTCGATTACACAAGTCGCTTGGCGCTGATTGAAGAGTCTCACTCTCTACCGTGGAACGCTATTTGGGATTACCACTGCTTGCAGAACGACACGCCTGTTGGCTTTGACTGGATGAAAGATATTAAAGAATACGAGGCAAACGTTTTAGCAACCCGCTAG
- a CDS encoding iron-containing alcohol dehydrogenase has translation MTVFKLAFPRVNYSGVGAIEALTERLIESHGSEKGLLISDPALVSLGFAEKILNSGLNIDLFDDVRPNPDTNTVNQAYSKYVEVGAQFIIGFGGGSSIDTAKAVKILSANEGPIAAFNGIEKVKHAGAPLYAINSTAGTAAEVTSNAVITDTKTHVKHVIISDKIIPDISVNDPSIMLDIPSSVTAATGIDALTHAVESYVSVGAHALTDYVSLEAISAISQNLPLVVDNGKNIEAREKVALGQFIAGLSFNSAGLGMVHAMAHPAGAHKDLPHGVCNAILLPIVCEYNRSHRVEKFAKVAKALGVDTSDMSEEQASEAAISALHELNRRVGIPSGFGQLGVSEEDTLSWVPDALADPCAGGNPYPMPKEDIIDIYRQAL, from the coding sequence ATGACTGTATTCAAGCTTGCATTTCCTCGAGTCAATTATTCAGGAGTCGGCGCCATCGAGGCGCTGACAGAGCGTTTAATTGAAAGCCATGGTAGTGAAAAGGGGCTTCTGATTTCCGATCCTGCCTTGGTGAGTCTTGGCTTTGCCGAGAAAATTTTGAATAGTGGTTTGAACATCGATTTATTTGATGATGTTCGTCCAAATCCCGATACCAATACTGTCAATCAAGCCTACAGTAAATACGTTGAAGTGGGGGCCCAATTCATCATTGGTTTTGGTGGTGGTAGTTCAATTGATACAGCAAAAGCTGTGAAGATTCTTTCTGCTAATGAAGGTCCTATTGCGGCATTCAATGGTATCGAAAAAGTCAAACACGCTGGCGCCCCATTGTACGCCATTAATTCTACGGCCGGTACTGCCGCAGAAGTCACCAGTAATGCAGTGATCACTGATACCAAAACACACGTCAAGCACGTCATTATCTCGGATAAGATTATTCCAGATATTTCGGTAAACGATCCGAGTATTATGTTGGACATCCCAAGTAGCGTAACCGCTGCTACGGGCATTGATGCATTGACACACGCAGTTGAATCCTATGTGTCGGTTGGCGCTCATGCGTTAACCGATTATGTGTCGCTCGAGGCTATCTCAGCCATATCGCAGAACTTGCCATTGGTAGTCGACAACGGCAAGAACATTGAAGCACGTGAAAAAGTCGCTTTGGGGCAGTTTATCGCAGGACTGTCATTTAATAGCGCTGGGTTAGGCATGGTCCACGCAATGGCTCACCCCGCAGGTGCTCATAAAGATCTTCCCCATGGGGTATGTAACGCAATTCTTTTGCCGATTGTTTGTGAATACAACAGGTCGCATCGTGTTGAAAAGTTCGCAAAAGTTGCAAAGGCCTTAGGCGTAGATACATCTGACATGAGCGAAGAGCAAGCAAGTGAAGCTGCAATTTCTGCATTGCATGAGCTCAACCGACGCGTAGGTATTCCTTCAGGGTTTGGTCAACTTGGAGTGTCTGAAGAAGATACCTTGAGTTGGGTACCCGATGCCTTGGCTGACCCTTGCGCAGGAGGGAACCCATACCCAATGCCCAAAGAGGATATCATCGACATTTATCGACAAGCTTTATAA
- the rhaM gene encoding L-rhamnose mutarotase, protein MEKFAFVMQLMPDCEAEYEKRHDEIWPELSEALKCAGVFDYSIFHDSTTNALFAVLKRTDDHTMGQLPIEPIVKKWWSYMADIMETNEDNSPVVRDLNKVFHLD, encoded by the coding sequence ATGGAGAAATTCGCATTTGTTATGCAGCTAATGCCTGATTGTGAGGCTGAATATGAAAAGCGACATGATGAGATCTGGCCAGAACTTTCCGAAGCTCTTAAATGTGCCGGAGTGTTTGATTACTCGATTTTTCATGATTCAACAACTAACGCACTGTTTGCTGTTTTGAAACGCACAGATGACCACACGATGGGTCAACTACCGATTGAGCCCATTGTAAAAAAATGGTGGTCATATATGGCAGATATTATGGAGACGAACGAAGACAACTCTCCGGTCGTTCGAGATTTAAACAAAGTTTTTCACCTTGATTAA
- the lldD gene encoding FMN-dependent L-lactate dehydrogenase LldD yields MIISASTDYRAAAKSKLPPFLFHYIDGGSYAETTLKNNTKDLERIALKQKVLKNMSDLSLGIELFNEKLSMPIALAPVGLTGMYARRGEVQAAKAAESHGLPFTMSTVSVCPIEEVAPAIERPMWFQLYVLKDRGFMKNVLERAKAAGVTTLVFTVDMPVPGARYRDMHSGMSGPNSEIRRVLQAMCHPQWALDVGLLGKPHDLGNISAYRGHPTKLGDYIGWLGNNFDPSISWQDLEWIRDFWDGPMIIKGILDVDDAKDAVKFGADGIVVSNHGGRQLDGALSSAKVLPTIADAVKGDLKILVDSGIRSGLDVVRMIALGADCTMLGRSFIYALAAQGQQGVANLLDLYEKEMKVAMTLTGAKSIADLNSDSLVTLPR; encoded by the coding sequence ATGATTATTTCTGCGTCTACGGACTACCGAGCTGCTGCCAAATCCAAACTCCCTCCATTTTTATTCCATTATATTGATGGTGGGTCGTATGCCGAAACGACACTAAAAAATAATACCAAAGACCTGGAACGCATCGCATTAAAGCAGAAAGTACTCAAGAATATGTCGGACCTTTCGTTAGGCATTGAGCTGTTCAATGAAAAACTTTCCATGCCCATCGCATTAGCACCGGTTGGCCTAACAGGCATGTATGCCCGCCGAGGTGAAGTCCAAGCCGCAAAAGCGGCAGAAAGTCATGGTTTGCCTTTTACCATGTCCACAGTGTCAGTCTGCCCTATCGAAGAAGTTGCCCCAGCTATTGAGCGCCCAATGTGGTTTCAACTATACGTGCTCAAGGATCGCGGTTTCATGAAAAATGTTTTGGAACGCGCAAAAGCGGCGGGGGTTACAACGCTCGTATTTACCGTGGACATGCCAGTACCTGGCGCTCGATATCGTGATATGCATTCTGGAATGAGTGGGCCCAATTCAGAGATTCGTCGTGTTTTGCAGGCAATGTGCCACCCACAATGGGCTTTAGATGTTGGCCTTCTCGGCAAGCCCCACGACTTAGGCAATATTTCTGCATACCGTGGTCATCCAACTAAATTGGGGGATTACATTGGTTGGCTCGGCAACAATTTTGACCCGTCGATTTCCTGGCAAGATTTAGAGTGGATTAGAGATTTTTGGGATGGCCCTATGATTATTAAAGGTATTTTAGATGTTGATGATGCCAAGGATGCGGTCAAATTCGGGGCCGATGGCATCGTGGTCTCAAACCATGGAGGTCGTCAACTCGATGGGGCTCTATCATCTGCCAAAGTCTTACCCACAATTGCGGATGCAGTCAAAGGTGACTTAAAGATACTGGTCGATTCAGGAATCCGAAGTGGTCTCGATGTGGTTCGTATGATTGCATTGGGGGCTGACTGCACGATGTTAGGGCGCTCATTCATCTACGCACTTGCAGCTCAAGGTCAACAAGGCGTTGCAAACTTACTTGACCTGTACGAGAAAGAAATGAAAGTTGCGATGACGCTGACTGGCGCGAAGTCGATTGCGGATTTAAACTCAGATTCTCTTGTAACACTTCCTCGTTAA
- the rhaB gene encoding rhamnulokinase — MKSVVAVDLGASSGRVMLGCLNEQKVTLEEYHRFKNDQVLRNGYSCWDLELILGEIKIGIDKVIKSGVKVCSLGIDTWGVDFVFLDANGNELGDYVSYRDNRTEGMLEKIMSDSGLSKEEIYFESGIQFLSFNTIFQLKAISEQKPQWFGDIDKLLFIPDYLNYKLSGVKHCEYTNASTSQLLKCQDKTWSPKLLEACGAKPAWFLTPELPSQLIGNYDHKGTVIPVCSVASHDTASAVAATPLQSKNTAFLSSGTWSLVGIESDVAFADEAAYEANLTNEGGVEGRYRVLKNIMGLWLIQRFKAENPSLEFSDIIQLASMAEPFKFIVDPNDGSFLNPKSMTQAIRNWLIERNMPAPETAAEIIRCIYDSLVLAYDDALHKISTASKVQIDELRIVGGGVQDKFLNQLCADVCQISVSAEPQEASAFGNVVNQFIALGDIKNIDEARRIINFSSNVNYFKTSEVEGLADIKSKYQKII, encoded by the coding sequence ATGAAATCAGTTGTCGCGGTTGATTTAGGTGCTTCAAGTGGACGAGTCATGCTCGGTTGTTTGAATGAACAAAAAGTAACTCTTGAAGAATATCATCGTTTTAAGAATGATCAGGTTTTGCGTAACGGTTACTCATGTTGGGACCTTGAATTAATACTTGGCGAAATAAAAATAGGTATTGATAAAGTTATAAAATCTGGAGTGAAGGTCTGCTCTCTGGGAATTGATACATGGGGTGTCGACTTCGTGTTTCTTGATGCGAACGGTAATGAACTTGGCGATTATGTTAGTTATCGAGATAACCGAACTGAAGGCATGCTCGAGAAAATAATGTCTGATAGTGGATTGTCGAAAGAAGAAATATATTTTGAAAGCGGAATTCAATTTCTTTCATTTAACACTATTTTTCAGTTGAAGGCTATATCAGAGCAAAAACCACAATGGTTTGGTGATATTGATAAGCTACTCTTTATCCCAGATTATTTGAATTATAAATTGAGTGGGGTCAAGCATTGTGAGTATACCAATGCTTCAACCAGTCAATTATTAAAGTGCCAAGATAAAACTTGGAGTCCAAAATTATTAGAAGCCTGCGGTGCTAAGCCCGCTTGGTTTTTAACACCAGAACTACCGAGCCAATTGATTGGTAATTACGACCATAAAGGAACCGTGATTCCTGTGTGTTCCGTGGCTAGCCATGATACGGCCTCTGCCGTGGCTGCAACACCATTACAAAGTAAGAACACAGCATTTTTGAGCTCTGGCACATGGTCACTTGTGGGGATCGAAAGTGACGTCGCTTTTGCAGACGAGGCAGCTTATGAAGCTAACCTAACGAATGAAGGTGGTGTAGAAGGCCGATATCGAGTGCTTAAAAACATTATGGGTTTGTGGCTTATTCAACGATTTAAAGCTGAAAATCCTTCTTTAGAATTCAGTGACATCATTCAATTGGCGTCAATGGCTGAACCTTTTAAATTTATTGTTGACCCTAATGATGGAAGTTTTTTAAATCCAAAAAGTATGACGCAAGCGATTCGAAACTGGTTGATAGAAAGAAATATGCCAGCGCCGGAAACTGCTGCAGAGATCATTCGGTGTATCTATGACAGTTTAGTATTAGCCTATGATGACGCACTACATAAAATATCAACCGCATCTAAGGTTCAAATCGATGAATTAAGAATTGTAGGTGGGGGAGTACAAGATAAGTTTTTAAATCAGTTATGTGCAGATGTATGTCAAATTTCGGTAAGTGCTGAGCCTCAAGAGGCATCTGCATTTGGAAATGTTGTCAATCAGTTTATTGCACTAGGTGATATCAAAAATATTGATGAAGCTAGAAGAATCATTAATTTTTCATCGAACGTTAATTATTTCAAGACAAGCGAAGTCGAAGGGCTCGCAGATATCAAGTCTAAATATCAAAAGATTATTTAA
- a CDS encoding alpha-L-rhamnosidase C-terminal domain-containing protein: protein MGIKPKSAGFKEITVSPKFGSQLTEVKGGYRTPHGEIVVSWQRNQQLVKLEVVVPKNTTVEIQLPQLSNKSLTLNGNVVTAASELKQLEAGTYQIEGVLHAAFD, encoded by the coding sequence TTGGGTATTAAGCCAAAATCTGCAGGCTTCAAAGAAATTACCGTGTCTCCCAAATTCGGCTCTCAACTGACAGAAGTGAAAGGTGGTTACAGGACTCCGCATGGTGAAATTGTTGTAAGCTGGCAGAGAAATCAGCAGCTCGTGAAATTAGAAGTGGTTGTGCCTAAAAATACCACGGTTGAAATTCAACTCCCGCAACTGAGCAATAAATCACTCACTTTAAATGGCAATGTGGTGACAGCTGCGAGTGAACTTAAGCAATTGGAGGCCGGAACGTACCAAATTGAAGGGGTGTTGCACGCGGCATTCGATTAA
- a CDS encoding bifunctional rhamnulose-1-phosphate aldolase/short-chain dehydrogenase, whose amino-acid sequence MPKQQEQFKHVNYSWNEESADGLSPVDGLVYRSNILGDDQRITNTGGGNTSAKSIEIDPLTGEEVEVLWVKGSGGDLRTSKAENFSSLYMSKLNALQGIYSSANEVGVKTQIEDDMVAMYRHATFNLNPRATSIDTPLHAFIPFKHVDHMHPNSVIAVAASKNSKALTEKIWGDALIWTEWQRPGFDLGLKLQAICEEHPDAKGAILAGHGVINWANDNRECYDLSLDIIEKAARYIEEHDKGEDTFGGQKYQTLDDAARENVLTAVVPYLRGLVSQEKKLIGTIQHDDSILRFVNSNDAMRLADLGTSCPDHFLRTKIKPLYVEWDPTTGSIDELKAMLAEGIKTYQAEYSKYYESCKHDNSPAQRASSPSICLIPGVGMIAWGKNKSESRVTAEFYNCAVEVMRGAEAIDQYAALPQQEAFDIEYWLLEEAKLQRMPKEKSLARDIVVVIGAGDGIGKETAFRVAQEGAHVVCADLRIEAAEKTANQLTDIYGQGIGVAGSGISGCGPAIAQQVDITDRDSVKAMFEQVILAYGGVDKVIVTAGIFLAPGQSGMSNDRMFDVSFAVNVKGGYIVGTEANDVWQQQGLPGALVLTTSVNAAVAKKGSLAYDTSKSAANHLVRELAVELSPLVNVNGLAPATVVKGSTMFPRDRVLASLAKYDVAHKESDTDDALRDKLAMFYAQRTLTKQPITPADQAEAAYLLVSGQLSKTTGQIISVDGGLHEAFLR is encoded by the coding sequence ATGCCAAAACAACAAGAACAATTTAAACACGTGAACTATAGCTGGAACGAAGAATCGGCTGATGGGTTGAGTCCCGTTGATGGTCTGGTATATCGCTCAAATATTTTGGGAGATGACCAACGCATTACAAACACTGGTGGTGGCAACACTTCTGCGAAATCGATAGAAATCGATCCTCTCACGGGCGAAGAAGTCGAAGTATTATGGGTGAAAGGCTCTGGCGGTGATTTAAGAACATCTAAAGCAGAAAACTTTTCTTCTTTATACATGAGCAAACTGAACGCGCTTCAAGGAATTTATAGTAGTGCTAATGAAGTTGGCGTAAAAACTCAAATTGAAGATGACATGGTTGCAATGTATCGCCACGCTACCTTTAATCTTAATCCGAGAGCAACGTCTATCGACACGCCTCTACATGCTTTTATCCCATTCAAACATGTGGACCATATGCACCCAAACTCGGTCATTGCGGTCGCTGCGAGCAAAAACTCAAAAGCGCTCACTGAAAAAATCTGGGGTGACGCGCTTATTTGGACCGAATGGCAACGTCCAGGTTTCGATTTGGGTTTAAAGCTTCAAGCAATCTGTGAAGAGCATCCAGATGCGAAAGGTGCAATCTTGGCGGGTCACGGTGTGATCAATTGGGCCAATGATAATCGTGAATGTTACGACCTCAGCTTGGACATCATTGAAAAAGCTGCGCGTTATATTGAAGAACACGACAAAGGCGAAGACACATTTGGCGGTCAGAAATACCAAACTCTTGATGATGCCGCTCGCGAAAACGTCTTAACAGCAGTGGTTCCATACCTACGAGGATTAGTATCACAAGAAAAAAAATTAATCGGTACGATCCAGCATGACGATTCTATCCTTAGATTTGTCAACTCGAATGATGCAATGCGCTTGGCTGATCTTGGAACATCTTGCCCAGACCACTTCCTACGCACCAAAATCAAGCCGCTATACGTTGAATGGGACCCAACCACGGGCTCTATCGACGAACTCAAAGCCATGCTTGCTGAAGGTATTAAGACGTACCAAGCTGAATACAGCAAATACTATGAAAGCTGCAAACACGATAACTCTCCTGCGCAACGCGCTTCATCGCCATCAATCTGTTTGATTCCAGGTGTTGGTATGATTGCTTGGGGAAAAAATAAGAGTGAGTCTCGTGTTACAGCAGAATTTTACAATTGTGCAGTAGAAGTGATGCGCGGCGCTGAAGCCATTGACCAATACGCCGCATTACCTCAGCAAGAAGCATTCGATATTGAGTACTGGTTACTCGAAGAGGCTAAATTACAGCGCATGCCTAAAGAGAAATCTTTGGCGCGCGACATTGTGGTGGTCATTGGCGCAGGTGATGGCATTGGTAAAGAAACGGCTTTCCGCGTTGCTCAAGAAGGTGCGCACGTTGTTTGTGCCGATCTGCGCATTGAAGCTGCTGAGAAAACAGCAAATCAACTGACAGACATTTATGGTCAAGGTATTGGTGTTGCAGGTTCAGGTATTTCAGGCTGTGGCCCTGCCATTGCGCAACAAGTTGACATTACCGATCGCGACAGCGTCAAAGCTATGTTTGAGCAAGTCATTCTTGCTTACGGCGGTGTTGATAAAGTCATTGTTACTGCGGGTATCTTCTTGGCACCAGGCCAAAGCGGTATGAGCAATGATCGTATGTTTGATGTCAGCTTTGCTGTGAACGTCAAAGGCGGCTACATTGTCGGGACAGAAGCTAATGATGTATGGCAACAGCAGGGCTTGCCGGGTGCTTTAGTACTCACAACAAGCGTGAACGCTGCGGTAGCTAAGAAAGGTTCTTTGGCCTACGACACGAGTAAGTCAGCAGCGAACCACTTAGTTCGTGAGTTGGCAGTTGAGTTATCGCCTTTGGTCAACGTCAACGGCCTTGCGCCAGCGACCGTGGTCAAGGGAAGCACTATGTTCCCGCGTGACCGTGTGCTTGCATCGCTTGCCAAATACGATGTGGCTCACAAAGAGTCTGATACAGATGATGCGCTGCGCGATAAGTTAGCTATGTTCTATGCGCAACGTACACTTACCAAGCAACCCATTACTCCGGCGGACCAAGCAGAAGCGGCGTACTTGTTGGTGTCTGGCCAGTTAAGCAAAACCACTGGCCAAATCATCAGCGTGGATGGCGGTTTACACGAAGCATTCTTGCGCTAA